The following proteins come from a genomic window of Sorghum bicolor cultivar BTx623 chromosome 3, Sorghum_bicolor_NCBIv3, whole genome shotgun sequence:
- the LOC8062394 gene encoding bifunctional aspartate aminotransferase and glutamate/aspartate-prephenate aminotransferase yields MDACVRRVCGRTKHAARARMAVVRAEAVDTSISPRVSALRPSKTMAITDQAMALRQAGVPVIGLAVGEPDFDTPPAIAEAGMNAIRDGYTRYTPNAGTLELRKAICAKLQGENGISYLPDQVLVSNGAKQCITQAVLAVCSPGDEVLIPAPYWVSYPEMARLADATPVILPTNISENFLLSTELLAEKINEKSRLLILCSPSNPTGSVYPKELLEKIADIVKKHPRLLVLSDEIYEHIIYQPAKHTSFASLPGMWERTLTVNGFSKAFAMTGWRLGYLAAPKHFVAACGKIQSQFTSGASSISQMAGLAALNLGYAGGEAVSNMVKAFQERRDYLVKNFKELPGVKISEPQGAFYLFIDFSAYYGSEVQGFGTIKNSESLCIFLLEKAQVALVPGDAFGDDKCIRISYAASLTTLQTAMAKIKEAVALLKPCVAA; encoded by the exons ATGGATGCCTGCGTCCGCAGGGTGTGCGGGAGGACAAAACACGCGGCGAGGGCCAGGATGGCGGTGGTGCGGGCGGAGGCGGTGGACACGTCCATCAGCCCGAGGGTGAGCGCGCTGCGGCCGTCCAAAACCATGGCCATCACCGACCaggcgatggcgctgcggcaGGCCGGCGTGCCGGTGATCGGTCTAGCCGTGGGGGAGCCAGACTTCGACACGCCGCCCGCGATCGCGGAG GCTGGGATGAATGCAATTAGGGATGGTTATACAAGGTACACTCCTAATGCTGGGACTTTGGAGCTGAGGAAGGCTATTTGTGCTAAACTCCAGG GGGAAAACGGGATATCCTACCTCCCAGATCAGGTGCTGGTAAGCAATGGAGCTAAGCAGTGCATCACACAAGCTGTGCTTGCAGTTTGCTCACCTGGTGATGAG GTTTTGATTCCAGCCCCATACTGGGTCAGTTATCCTGAGATGGCTAGACTGGCTGATGCAACTCCAGTGATTCTTCCTACAAACATATCAGAGAATTTCTTGTTAAGCACAGAGTTGCTTGCCGAGAAGATCAATGAGAAATCGAGGCTCTTAATTCTATGCTCTCCATCTAATCCAACAGGATCAGTATATCCAAAGGAGCTGCTTGAAAAAATAGCTGATATAGTCAAGAAGCATCCTAGGCTTCTG GTTTTATCTGATGAAATTTATGAGCATATTATTTATCAGCCTGCAAAACACACAAGCTTTGCTTCACTGCCTGGAATGTGGGAAAGAACATTAACTGTAAATGGTTTTTCTAAG GCTTTTGCTATGACGGGTTGGCGTCTTGGTTACCTTGCAGCCCCTAAACATTTTGTTGCAGCATGTGGAAAGATCCAAAGCCAG TTCACCTCAGGTGCCAGCAGCATATCACAGATGGCAGGGCTTGCAGCTCTGAACCTTGGCTATGCTGGTGGTGAAGCAGTATCAAATATGGTCAAAGCATTTCAGGAACGCCGTGACTATCTTGTGAAAAACTTCAAGGAACTGCCTGGTGTGAAAATATCAGAACCTCAG GGTGCCTTTTATTTGTTCATTGACTTCAGCGCTTACTATGGGTCTGAAGTACAGGGGTTTGGCACTATCAAGAATTCCGAGTCCCTTTGCATCTTCCTATTAGAGAAAGCACAG GTTGCCCTTGTCCCTGGTGACGCATTTGGAGATGACAAGTGCATTCGTATCTCATATGCTGCATCCCTAACTACACTTCAAACTGCGATGGCAAAAATAAAGGAAGCTGTTGCTCTGCTCAAGCCCTGTGTTGCTGCTTAG